The Rhinopithecus roxellana isolate Shanxi Qingling chromosome 13, ASM756505v1, whole genome shotgun sequence genome contains a region encoding:
- the GTSE1 gene encoding G2 and S phase-expressed protein 1 gives MEGGGGRDEPSACRAGDANMDNPKKEDILLLADEKFDFDLSLSSSSANEDDEVFFGPIGHKERCIAASLELNNPVPEQPSLPASESPFAWSPLAGEKFVEVYKEAHLLALQIESSSRNQAAQAAKPEDPQSQGVERFIQESKLKINLFEREKEMKKSPTSLKRETYYLSDSPLLGPSVGKPWLLASSPALPSSGAQASLTRVPGPPHSAHALPRESCIAPAPSQAVTQRKPGSKLLLPRVASVRGRSISGAAEKPKKEIPASPSRTKIPAEKEFHQDVLPEKHAPGAVSVLAAGSHLGQGKRAIPVPNKLGLKKTLLKAPGSTSNLARKSSSGPVWSGPSSVCTSPAAGKAKSSEFASIPANSSRPLSNISKSGGIGPTLLRPALPAGPVGASSRQAKQVDVSGLAVEQPTAPPSASPTQPQTPEGGGQWPNSSSTWSESSQLNKTRSIRRRDSYLNSKTKVMPTPTNQFKIPKFSIGDSPDGATPKLSRAQRPQSCTSVGRVPIHSTPVRRSSGPAPQSLLSARRASALPTPASRRFSGLPPMTPKMMPRAVASPLCVPSRRLSSEPRKSSAMRTEPTRESNRKADSRPVDVSPDGGSPSRVPQALNFSPEESDTVFSKSTATEAAREETKPGGDAAPSEALLVDIKLDPLAVTPDAASQPLVDPPLIDFCNTPEANVAVGSESRPLIDLMINTPDMNKNVAKPSPVVGQLIDLSSPLIQLSPEADKENVDSPLLKF, from the exons ATGGAAGGAGGCGGCGGCCGCGATGAGCCTTCAGCCTGCCGGGCAGGGGACGCGAACATGGATAACCCTAAGAAGGAAG ACATTCTTCTTTTGGCCGATGAAAAATTTGACTTCGATCTTTCATTGTCTTCTTCAAG tgcAAATGAAGATGATGAAGTCTTCTTCGGACCCATTGGACATAAAGAAAGATGTATTGCTGCCAGCTTGGAATTAAATAATCCGGTTCCCGAACAGCCTTCGTTGCCCGCGTCTGAGAGTCCCTTTGCCTGGAGCCCTCTGGCCGGGGAGAAGTTCGTGGAAGTGTACAAAGAAGCTCACTTACTGGCTTTACAGATTGAGAGCAGCAGCCGGAACCAGGCGGCCCAGGCTGCCAAGCCTGAAGACCCTCAGAGCCAGGGCGTGGAAAGATTCATACAGgagtcaaaattaaaaataaacctcttcgagagagaaaaggaaatgaagaaaagccCCACGTCTCTTAAAAGGGAGACATACTACCTGTCAGACAGCCCCTTGCTGGGGCCCTCTGTGGGCAAGCCTTGGCTCTTGGCCTCCTCCCCGGCCCTGCCCAGCTCTGGTGCCCAGGCCAGCCTCACCCGGGTGCCGGGGCCTCCGCACTCTGCTCATGCTTTGCCCAGGGAGTCATGCATTGCTCCTGCTCCAAGTCAGGCAGTGACTCAGAGGAAGCCCGGGAGCAAATTGCTGCTGCCTCGAGTGGCCTCTGTTAGAGGAAGAAGCATCTCTGGGGCTGCAGAGAAG CCCAAGAAAGAGATTCCAGCTAGTCCTTCCAGGACAAAAATCCCAGCCGAGAAGGAGTTCCACCAGGATGTTCTCCCTGAGAAACATGCCCCGGGTGCTGTCAGTGTGCTGGCCGCTGGAAGCCACTTGGGCCAGGGCAAGCGGGCGATCCCTGTTCCAAATAAG TTGGGGCTGAAGAAGACCCTGTTAAAAGCACCCGGCTCTACCAGCAATCTCGCAAGGAAGTCCTCCTCAGGGCCTGTTTGGAGCGGGCCATCCAGTGTGTGCACATCCCCAGCAGCGGGCAAAG CTAAATCAAGTGAATTTGCAAGTATTCCTGCAAACAGCTCCCGGCCTCTGTCAAACATCAGCAAGTCAGGCGGAATAGGACCCACCCTGCTGCGGCCAGCTCTGCCTGCAGGCCCTGTGGGGGCATCCTCCCGGCAAGCCAAGCAGGTCGATGTTTCTGGGCTGGCAGTGGAGCAGCCCACAGCGCCCCCCTCAGCGTCCCCCACCCAACCCCAGACTCCGGAAGGTGGAGGCCAGTGGCCGAACTCCAGTTCCACTTGGTCAGAATCTTCTCAATTGAATAAGACTAGAAGTATCAGACGGCGAGATTCCTATCTAAATTCCAAGACAAAGGTTATGCCTACTCCTACAAATCAATTTAAAATTCCTAAGTTTTCTATTG GTGACTCCCCGGACGGCGCAACACCAAAGCTCTCGCGGGCGCAGCGGCCGCAATCGTGCACGTCAGTTGGCAG GGTCCCCATCCACAGCACCCCAGTTAGACGCTCATCTGGGCCAGCACCACAAAGCCTGTTGAGTGCACGGCGTGCGTCAGCCTTGCCCACACCCGCCAGCCGGCGCTTCTCTGGCCTTCCACCGATGACCCCCAAAATGATGCCCAGGGCCGTGGCCTCTCCCCTGTGTGTGCCGTCCCGGAGACTTTCCTCTGAGCCCCGCAAGAGCTCTGCGATGAG AACTGAACCAACAAGGGAGAGCAATAGAAAGGCAGATTCTAGGCCGGTGGACGTGTCCCCTGACGGGGGTTCTCCTTCCCGTGTGCCTCAGGCACTTAACTTTTCTCCAGAGGAAAGCGACACTGTTTTCTCCAAAAGCACCGCCACAGAAGCAGCTCGGGAGGAAACCAAGCCGGGTGGAGATGCAGCCCCTAGTGAG GCTCTTCTTGTAGATATCAAACTGGACCCACTCGCAGTCACTCCAGATGCTGCAAGCCAGCCCCTCGTTGACCCCCCTCTCATTGACTTCTGCAATACCCCAGAAGCAAACGTGGCTGTGGGATCTGAAAGCAGGCCTCTGATCGACCTCATGATAAACACTCCAGACATGAATAAAAATGTGGCCAAACCTTCACCGGTGGTGGGACAG CTCATAGACCTGAGCTCCCCTCTGATCCAGCTGAGCCCTGAGGCTGACAAGGAGAACGTGGATTCCCCACTCCTCAAGTTCTAA
- the LOC115892767 gene encoding 40S ribosomal protein S27-like, giving the protein MPLAKDLLHLFPEEKRKHKKKRLVQSPNSYFMDVKCPGCYKITTVFGHAQTVVLCVGCSTVLCQPTGGKARLTEGCSFRRKQH; this is encoded by the coding sequence ATGCCTCTCGCAAAGGATCTCCTTCATCTCTTcccagaagagaagaggaaacacaAGAAGAAACGCCTGGTGCAGAGCCCCAATTCCTACTTCATGGATGTGAAATGCCCAGGATGCTATAAAATCACCACGGTCTTTGGCCATGCACAAACGGTAGTTTTGTGTGTTGGCTGCTCCACTGTCCTCTGCCAGCCTACAGGAGGAAAAGCAAGGCTTACAGAAGGATGTTCCTTTAGAAGGAAGCAGCACTAA